A single genomic interval of Arthrobacter globiformis harbors:
- a CDS encoding DUF4233 domain-containing protein — translation MARLTKAQREWRPGMPKKRRSTKVMFASTVLLLEAFVVFFATLAVFGLRRAEISPALILSVGIGLSVVLILACAVLSRPWGVALGWILQLVLILSGFAEPLMFLVGALFAIAWWYGIRAGIRIDRESAQRDREQAEWEATHPEAAGNDGTGQTP, via the coding sequence ATGGCCCGGCTTACCAAGGCCCAGCGCGAATGGCGCCCCGGCATGCCCAAGAAGCGGCGGTCCACCAAGGTCATGTTCGCCTCGACGGTCCTGCTGCTGGAGGCCTTCGTGGTCTTCTTTGCCACGCTGGCGGTGTTCGGCCTGCGCCGTGCCGAGATCTCCCCGGCGCTGATCCTTTCCGTGGGCATCGGACTGAGCGTGGTGCTGATCCTCGCCTGCGCCGTGCTGTCCAGGCCATGGGGCGTGGCGCTGGGCTGGATCCTGCAGCTGGTGCTCATCCTCAGCGGCTTCGCGGAACCGCTGATGTTCCTCGTCGGTGCGCTGTTCGCCATCGCCTGGTGGTACGGCATCCGCGCCGGCATCCGGATCGACCGCGAATCCGCCCAGCGGGACCGCGAGCAGGCGGAATGGGAGGCCACGCACCCGGAGGCCGCCGGCAATGACGGCACCGGCCAGACCCCGTAG
- the ndk gene encoding nucleoside-diphosphate kinase, whose protein sequence is MSIERTLVLIKPDGVTRNLTGEILKRIEAKGYALAELKKTNASRELLEQHYEEHVGKPFYEPLVEFMLSGPVVAAIFEGHRVIEGFRSLAGTTDPTTAAPGTIRGDFGRDWGLKVQQNLVHGSDSVDSAEREIKIWFQA, encoded by the coding sequence GTGAGCATTGAGCGCACCCTTGTCCTGATCAAGCCGGACGGCGTTACCCGCAACCTGACCGGCGAAATCCTCAAGAGGATCGAAGCCAAGGGTTACGCCCTGGCCGAACTCAAGAAGACCAACGCCAGCCGGGAGCTGCTCGAGCAGCACTACGAGGAGCATGTGGGCAAGCCGTTCTACGAGCCGCTCGTGGAGTTCATGCTCAGCGGCCCCGTGGTGGCGGCCATCTTTGAGGGCCACCGCGTGATCGAGGGCTTCCGGTCCCTGGCCGGCACCACCGACCCGACGACGGCGGCCCCCGGAACTATCCGTGGCGACTTCGGCCGCGACTGGGGCCTGAAGGTCCAGCAGAACCTCGTCCACGGCTCGGACTCGGTGGACTCGGCCGAGCGCGAAATCAAGATCTGGTTCCAGGCCTGA
- a CDS encoding endonuclease/exonuclease/phosphatase family protein has translation MTASARVLALCILLPVASLSVFRAIPAEWPTPVVQLLSFTQWLVIPAALALALALLGRRHLVTAAAVLLLGAQLFWLWAPDAGRADGGIADAGRAGAGRADSGASGPGSTVPLTVMSINSRFGKADAAEIVRLVRDNGVELLAIQEHTQALEDRLAAEGLGSLLPNRISSPSENGSGSATYSKHPIQAIGLIPDTPFQMPTFRVTLPAAGGAAATLEVTNVHTLPPVDVRVGQWRSDLESLARLVARDGADGQGNQLLLGDFNATFDHSEFRRLLDGGPGGRKLVDVGTASGARFMPTWPMDGQALPGITIDHLVSSPRIPASGYAVHRVPRTDHAAVLATLDVPVAG, from the coding sequence ATGACTGCTTCGGCCCGGGTGTTGGCGCTCTGCATCCTCCTGCCGGTCGCTTCGCTTTCGGTGTTCCGCGCCATCCCGGCCGAATGGCCCACGCCGGTGGTCCAGCTGCTGTCCTTCACCCAGTGGCTGGTGATTCCTGCCGCCCTTGCGCTGGCCTTGGCGCTGCTGGGCCGGCGGCATCTGGTCACGGCCGCTGCCGTCCTGCTCCTGGGAGCCCAGCTTTTCTGGCTCTGGGCGCCGGATGCGGGTCGGGCGGATGGCGGGATAGCAGACGCCGGGCGGGCGGGTGCAGGCCGGGCGGACTCCGGAGCCTCCGGTCCCGGCAGCACCGTTCCGCTGACGGTGATGAGCATCAATTCCCGCTTCGGCAAGGCCGACGCCGCCGAAATCGTCCGGCTGGTCCGGGACAACGGGGTGGAACTTCTCGCCATCCAGGAGCACACCCAGGCGTTGGAGGACCGGCTGGCCGCCGAGGGACTGGGGAGTCTCCTGCCAAACAGGATCAGCAGCCCCTCCGAGAATGGCTCGGGCAGCGCAACGTACTCAAAACACCCCATCCAAGCCATCGGGCTGATTCCCGACACACCGTTCCAGATGCCGACCTTTCGGGTGACCCTGCCCGCTGCCGGTGGTGCAGCCGCCACACTCGAGGTCACGAACGTGCACACCCTCCCGCCGGTGGATGTCCGGGTCGGCCAGTGGCGAAGCGACCTTGAGTCGCTGGCCCGGCTGGTCGCCCGCGACGGGGCGGACGGCCAGGGCAACCAACTCCTGCTGGGCGATTTCAACGCCACCTTCGACCACTCGGAGTTCCGCAGGCTGCTCGACGGCGGCCCGGGTGGCCGGAAGCTGGTGGACGTCGGCACGGCGTCGGGGGCGAGGTTCATGCCCACATGGCCGATGGACGGCCAGGCGCTTCCCGGCATCACCATCGACCATCTGGTCAGCAGCCCGCGCATTCCGGCGTCGGGCTATGCCGTGCACCGCGTCCCCCGGACGGACCACGCGGCCGTACTGGCCACGCTGGACGTCCCGGTTGCGGGTTAG
- a CDS encoding Rne/Rng family ribonuclease gives MDNDQVIAINEEAAATGETAAEAPKKATRTRRKASPKATAADAETAASELPAPEALTSEGAALETAAPETAVPESAVGEAAEAPAKTPVRRTRARKKVAEEPLPAFAETVGAEAEAQVTEAAAVPSAEEPAAESKPVRRRRTTKPKVTEPAESPAESSDVPAAAAATESAATESAVTGTSASQVPAEGQPEERAKAAEARAAAPAPSIEAAPAAPAAALEAAVEEDAEEEVAGQSPVGSLFLEPSSVTSIIFQAPDLNTVVRPAVSAAKEDAAAEDVEDDLEDDDGGRRRRRSRGRRGRSRTDREVTDGDEGTEVLDEAPEDEGAQLEDGVTSRRRRRRRRGDQDLELTGGGEDDPPNTVTRVRAPRTISEAPASDRVTSVKGSTRLEAKKQRRRESRDTGRRRTVITEAEFLARRESVDRQMIVRQRDDRIQIGVLEDGVLAEHFVSKTQQDSLIGNVYLGKVQNVLPSMEAAFVDIGRGRNAVLYAGEVNWEAVNLEGKQRRIENALKSGDSVLVQVTKDPVGHKGARLTSQISLPGRYLVYVPGGSMTGISRKLPDVERNRLKRILKDRLPEDAGVIVRTAAEGASEEELTHDINRLRAQWEGIDSQAKSTKVLAPELLYGEPDLTIKVVRDVFNEDFSKLIVSGDEAWDTIEAYVTYVAPDLVGRLEKWTKDEDIFSAWRIDEQIHKALDRKVFLPSGGSLVIDRTEAMTVVDVNTGKFTGSGGNLEETVTKNNLEAAEEVVRQLRLRDIGGIIVIDFIDMVLESNRDLVLRRMVECLGRDRTKHQVAEVTSLGLVQMTRKRMGTGLLEVFGEQCEACAGRGVVTHDEPVEHRRANTVAAEHHVHRAEVQPPARTERKRRRGKGGQPSAETAPAAPAALHHPEPSEAERHAKAEATRAALANIAAAAHAAHLHEEEAAHSAAASGEAARPAAPAAAAPESPVVHRAPETESVSGRPGAVLTFGGEKVILPFVDHSEEPVKDAPSLTLDRLEEAFAHLGAPVAPAEEEEAKDEAPAPVRTEAQHPEGQRAESQSAGKSAARQPVESPAAPSRSRRPRRNRSASRAQGTANETSVEHHEFAPAAAAGHSHEAKAPEAGNAQTPKAAPQPASEPIILGVGVPASEL, from the coding sequence ATGGATAATGACCAGGTTATAGCCATCAACGAAGAAGCGGCTGCCACCGGCGAAACCGCCGCTGAGGCCCCCAAGAAAGCCACCCGGACCCGCCGTAAGGCGTCGCCCAAGGCCACAGCAGCGGACGCGGAGACTGCGGCGTCGGAACTGCCCGCTCCGGAAGCACTGACGTCTGAAGGCGCAGCACTTGAAACGGCAGCACCTGAAACGGCAGTGCCGGAGTCGGCTGTCGGGGAGGCCGCAGAAGCCCCGGCCAAGACCCCGGTCCGCCGGACCCGCGCCCGGAAGAAGGTCGCCGAAGAACCGCTGCCCGCTTTTGCAGAGACCGTCGGCGCGGAAGCCGAGGCGCAGGTAACCGAGGCTGCGGCTGTTCCGTCCGCCGAGGAACCGGCAGCCGAGTCCAAGCCGGTCCGCCGCCGCCGCACAACAAAGCCCAAGGTCACCGAGCCGGCCGAAAGCCCCGCGGAGTCCTCCGACGTACCCGCTGCCGCAGCGGCCACTGAGTCTGCAGCAACTGAGTCTGCAGTCACCGGGACGTCAGCATCGCAGGTGCCGGCGGAAGGACAGCCGGAAGAGCGGGCCAAGGCGGCTGAGGCACGCGCTGCTGCCCCCGCGCCTTCAATCGAGGCAGCCCCTGCCGCTCCGGCGGCTGCACTGGAGGCCGCTGTCGAGGAAGACGCCGAAGAAGAGGTCGCCGGGCAGTCGCCCGTGGGCTCGCTTTTCCTGGAACCGTCGTCAGTAACGTCGATTATCTTCCAGGCCCCTGACCTGAACACGGTGGTCCGTCCTGCCGTTTCCGCCGCGAAAGAGGATGCGGCCGCCGAGGACGTCGAGGACGATCTGGAGGACGACGACGGTGGGCGACGACGGCGGCGCAGCCGCGGGCGCCGCGGCCGCAGCCGGACCGACCGTGAGGTCACCGATGGCGATGAAGGCACTGAAGTTTTGGACGAGGCCCCCGAAGACGAGGGTGCGCAGCTCGAAGATGGCGTGACGTCCCGCCGTCGCCGTCGCCGCCGCCGTGGCGACCAGGATCTGGAACTGACCGGCGGCGGAGAAGACGATCCCCCCAACACGGTCACCCGCGTCCGCGCCCCCCGGACTATTAGCGAGGCGCCTGCGAGCGACCGCGTGACCAGCGTCAAGGGATCCACCCGTCTGGAAGCCAAGAAGCAGCGCCGCCGCGAATCGCGGGACACCGGCCGCCGCCGCACCGTGATCACCGAGGCCGAGTTCCTGGCTCGCCGGGAATCCGTGGACCGCCAGATGATCGTGCGGCAGCGCGACGACAGAATCCAGATCGGTGTCCTGGAAGACGGCGTCCTGGCCGAGCATTTCGTCTCCAAGACGCAGCAGGACTCCCTGATCGGCAACGTCTACCTGGGCAAGGTCCAGAACGTTCTGCCGTCCATGGAAGCTGCTTTCGTGGACATCGGGCGCGGCCGCAACGCCGTGCTGTACGCCGGCGAAGTGAACTGGGAAGCCGTCAACCTCGAAGGCAAGCAGCGCCGCATCGAGAACGCGCTGAAGTCCGGCGACTCCGTCCTGGTCCAGGTCACCAAGGATCCGGTGGGCCACAAGGGTGCGCGGCTGACCAGCCAAATCTCCCTGCCCGGCCGTTACCTCGTGTACGTCCCCGGCGGGTCCATGACCGGCATCTCCCGAAAGCTGCCCGACGTCGAACGCAATCGCCTGAAGCGAATCCTCAAGGACCGCCTCCCCGAGGATGCCGGCGTTATTGTGCGCACTGCCGCCGAGGGGGCCTCCGAGGAGGAACTGACCCACGACATCAACCGTCTCCGTGCCCAGTGGGAGGGGATTGACAGCCAGGCGAAGTCCACAAAGGTCCTCGCCCCCGAACTCCTCTACGGCGAACCGGACCTGACCATCAAGGTTGTGCGCGACGTCTTCAATGAGGACTTCTCCAAGCTGATCGTCTCCGGCGACGAAGCGTGGGACACCATCGAGGCTTACGTCACCTACGTTGCCCCGGACCTGGTGGGCCGGCTCGAAAAGTGGACCAAGGACGAGGACATCTTCTCCGCCTGGCGCATCGACGAGCAGATTCATAAGGCGCTCGACCGTAAGGTCTTCCTGCCGTCCGGCGGCTCGCTGGTCATTGACCGGACCGAGGCCATGACGGTGGTTGACGTCAACACAGGCAAGTTCACCGGCAGCGGCGGCAACCTTGAAGAGACCGTCACCAAGAACAACCTTGAAGCAGCCGAGGAAGTTGTCCGCCAGCTGCGCCTGCGCGACATCGGCGGCATCATCGTCATCGACTTCATCGACATGGTGCTGGAGTCTAACCGCGACCTGGTCCTGCGCCGCATGGTGGAATGCCTGGGCCGCGACCGGACCAAGCACCAGGTGGCCGAAGTGACCTCCCTGGGACTGGTGCAGATGACGCGCAAGCGTATGGGCACCGGCCTACTGGAAGTCTTCGGCGAGCAGTGTGAGGCATGTGCGGGCCGGGGCGTCGTCACCCATGACGAGCCGGTAGAGCACCGACGCGCCAACACCGTGGCCGCTGAACACCACGTGCACCGTGCCGAGGTCCAGCCGCCGGCCCGTACAGAGCGGAAGCGCCGCCGGGGCAAGGGCGGACAGCCGTCTGCCGAGACTGCTCCGGCCGCCCCTGCAGCACTGCACCACCCCGAACCGTCGGAGGCGGAGCGCCACGCCAAGGCTGAGGCCACCCGCGCTGCCCTCGCCAACATCGCCGCAGCGGCCCACGCCGCACACCTGCATGAGGAAGAAGCAGCGCACAGTGCCGCAGCGTCGGGTGAGGCCGCCCGGCCCGCCGCACCCGCTGCCGCCGCGCCGGAAAGCCCCGTGGTGCACCGCGCTCCGGAAACGGAAAGCGTCTCCGGACGGCCCGGAGCAGTGCTCACCTTCGGCGGCGAGAAAGTGATTCTTCCGTTTGTCGATCACAGCGAGGAACCGGTCAAGGATGCGCCGTCCCTGACGCTGGACCGCCTGGAGGAAGCCTTCGCGCACCTCGGCGCTCCGGTTGCCCCCGCCGAAGAGGAGGAGGCCAAGGACGAGGCTCCCGCGCCGGTCCGCACAGAAGCCCAGCACCCGGAGGGTCAGCGGGCCGAAAGCCAGTCCGCGGGTAAGTCTGCGGCACGGCAGCCGGTGGAAAGCCCCGCAGCCCCGTCCCGCAGCCGCCGTCCGCGCCGAAACCGCAGTGCCAGCCGCGCCCAGGGTACAGCCAACGAGACATCCGTGGAACACCACGAGTTTGCTCCGGCTGCCGCCGCCGGGCACTCGCACGAGGCCAAGGCACCCGAAGCAGGCAATGCGCAGACGCCCAAGGCGGCTCCGCAGCCGGCCAGCGAACCGATCATTCTGGGGGTCGGGGTACCCGCCTCAGAACTGTAG
- a CDS encoding bifunctional folylpolyglutamate synthase/dihydrofolate synthase — translation MTDEFSVESVYAELLSRAPENKMEPRLAPLFRAMDVLGEPNKAYPIIHITGTNGKTSTARMIEAGLRAHGLSTGRYTSPHLSKVTERISLDGEPVSDDTFVRIWDEIRPYLQIVDDELTAEGQPRLTYFECLTILAFAVFADQPVNVAIMEVGLGGITDATNVGDGQVSVVTPISLDHTDLLGDTTEDIAYEKAGIIKPGGFLVSASQPLDAAQVLLEKAKEVQVPFRFEGVEFGVESRQVAVGGQIVTVQGIAGRYPDLMVPLHGAHQAENAAVAVAALEAFLGGGEKELSLEVLQEAFATVSSPGRLEVLRTAPTIIVDAAHNPDGIRASAEAIQEAFSFSKLVVVVGVLKEKDAEEILRQLKESLGGLAEEYCFTQSNSPRAVPAAELAELAVDLGFGEENVHIAEKLDDALEWAVERAEANDDLAGGVLVTGSITLVADARILLGKAAA, via the coding sequence ATGACCGATGAATTCTCCGTGGAGAGCGTCTACGCCGAGCTGCTGAGTCGGGCGCCGGAAAACAAGATGGAGCCCCGGCTAGCGCCGCTGTTCCGCGCCATGGATGTGCTGGGGGAGCCGAACAAGGCCTACCCGATCATCCACATCACCGGGACCAACGGAAAAACGTCCACGGCCCGGATGATCGAGGCCGGCCTGCGCGCCCACGGCCTCAGCACCGGACGCTACACCAGCCCCCACCTGTCCAAGGTTACAGAGCGGATCAGCCTCGACGGCGAGCCGGTGTCCGACGACACGTTCGTGCGCATCTGGGACGAGATCCGGCCGTACCTGCAGATCGTGGACGACGAACTCACCGCCGAGGGCCAGCCCCGGCTGACGTACTTCGAGTGCCTGACCATCCTGGCCTTCGCCGTGTTCGCCGACCAGCCGGTCAACGTGGCCATCATGGAGGTGGGCCTCGGCGGCATCACCGACGCCACCAACGTGGGCGACGGCCAGGTGTCCGTGGTGACACCGATCTCCCTCGACCACACCGACCTGCTGGGCGACACCACCGAGGACATCGCCTACGAGAAAGCCGGCATCATCAAGCCCGGCGGCTTCCTCGTCAGCGCATCCCAGCCGCTCGATGCCGCACAGGTCCTGCTGGAGAAGGCCAAGGAGGTGCAGGTGCCGTTCCGCTTCGAAGGCGTGGAATTCGGCGTCGAATCCCGGCAGGTCGCCGTCGGCGGACAGATAGTGACCGTCCAGGGCATCGCCGGCCGCTACCCGGACCTCATGGTGCCGCTGCACGGCGCCCACCAGGCTGAGAACGCGGCCGTGGCCGTCGCCGCCCTGGAGGCATTCCTTGGCGGCGGCGAGAAGGAGCTGTCCCTGGAGGTCCTGCAGGAGGCCTTCGCCACGGTCTCGTCCCCGGGCCGCCTGGAAGTCCTGCGCACAGCGCCCACCATCATCGTGGATGCCGCTCACAACCCGGATGGCATCCGTGCCTCCGCCGAGGCGATCCAGGAGGCGTTCAGCTTCAGCAAGCTGGTGGTCGTGGTGGGTGTGCTCAAGGAGAAGGACGCCGAAGAGATCCTGCGCCAGCTCAAGGAGTCACTGGGCGGCCTCGCGGAGGAATACTGCTTCACCCAGTCCAATTCCCCGCGGGCGGTGCCTGCAGCGGAACTGGCGGAGCTCGCCGTCGACCTCGGCTTTGGCGAGGAAAACGTGCACATCGCCGAAAAGCTGGACGATGCGCTGGAGTGGGCCGTTGAACGCGCCGAAGCCAACGACGACCTCGCCGGCGGCGTGCTGGTGACCGGGTCCATCACGCTGGTGGCGGACGCCCGCATCTTGCTTGGAAAGGCAGCCGCCTGA
- a CDS encoding vitamin K epoxide reductase family protein has protein sequence MPRTSPSTGTDYEQDPQDGAGPAAASAGTAVPAMTRDRRFGWLLVVTGVVGWLASGILVLEKLEVLKDPNHATVCDVNPWISCGQVMQTPQSSVFGFPNMFIGIVAFAVIITTGMGLLAGARFARWYWLGLQAGVTLGFIFVAWLWSQALYVIHILCPFCMVVWAAMIPLFVWVTVRNVVRGAIPAPAGLARILGDSGWIITVLLYVAVVATIFFAFIQVFAGTSGF, from the coding sequence ATGCCACGCACTTCGCCTTCCACGGGCACGGACTACGAACAGGATCCCCAGGACGGTGCCGGGCCCGCCGCGGCTTCGGCCGGTACCGCAGTTCCGGCCATGACCCGCGACCGCCGGTTCGGCTGGCTGCTGGTCGTCACCGGCGTTGTGGGCTGGCTGGCATCGGGCATCCTGGTGCTGGAAAAGCTTGAGGTCCTCAAGGATCCCAACCACGCCACCGTCTGCGACGTAAACCCCTGGATTTCCTGCGGCCAGGTGATGCAGACCCCGCAGAGTTCAGTCTTTGGCTTCCCCAACATGTTTATCGGAATCGTGGCCTTCGCCGTGATCATCACCACCGGCATGGGCCTGCTGGCCGGCGCCCGGTTCGCCCGCTGGTACTGGCTCGGCCTGCAGGCCGGCGTCACTCTTGGCTTCATCTTCGTGGCCTGGCTGTGGTCCCAGGCACTGTACGTGATTCACATCCTGTGCCCGTTCTGCATGGTTGTCTGGGCAGCGATGATCCCGCTCTTCGTCTGGGTGACCGTCCGCAACGTCGTCCGCGGCGCCATTCCGGCGCCGGCAGGCCTGGCCCGCATCCTGGGCGACTCCGGCTGGATCATCACGGTGCTGCTCTACGTAGCCGTGGTTGCGACTATTTTCTTCGCGTTCATCCAGGTGTTCGCCGGCACGTCGGGCTTTTAG
- the ileS gene encoding isoleucine--tRNA ligase — translation MTYYPKASAAPSGPGSSTGVSASVKFPEIEERILKYWDEDGTFQASIDQRSADLPGGAPGSNEFVFYDGPPFANGLPHYGHLLTGYAKDLVGRYQTQRGKRVERRFGWDTHGLPAELEAMKQLGMTDKTQIEAMGIDKFNDACRASVMKYANEWQAYVTRQARWVDFDNDYKTLNVEYMESVLWAFKQLHEKGLTYNGYRVLPYCWKDETPLSNHELRMDDDVYKNRQDQTVTVTFPVKAGESELSKQLAGVQALAWTTTPWTLPTNLALAVGPSISYAVLPAGPNGVKAASAEAPVTGSFLLAEDLLGSYAKDLGYDDAAAAAAAVVSTHTGAELEGLSYEPLWHDFADTEKYGTENAWRFLVADYVTTTDGTGIVHQAPAYGEDDQKVCEEAGIPVVLSVDEGAKFLRLFAHGDLHDIVGLQVFEANKPITQVLRAQGRLVRQASYEHSYPHCWRCRNPLIYRAVSSWYVEVTKFRDRMSELNQEINWIPGNVKDGQFGKWLANARDWSISRNRYWGSPIPVWQSSDPEYPRTDVYGSLAEIEADFGRLPLNKDGQVDLHRPFIDELTRPNPDDPRTPEEGQSVMRRVEDVLDVWFDSGSMPYGQVHYPFENEAWFDTHNPADFIVEYIGQTRGWFYMLHILSTALFDRPAFRNVISHGIVLGSDGQKMSKSLRNYPDVSEVLDRDGSDAMRWFLMSSPILRGGNLVVTEQGIRDGVRQVILPLWNVYSFFTLYTNAADGGNGYDAQLRYDGYADTLDQYLLANTGDLVRNMTAQLDTYDISGACDELRSYLDMLTNWYVRRSRQRFFDENADAFDALYTALEAVCRVAAPLLPLVSEEIWRGLTGGRSVHLADWPDPGLFPSNAALVEAMDRVQQICSTGSSLRKAANLRVRLPLQELTVVAPGPDALGGFAAVVADELNLRSVRLLDAATASPEEFGIEQKLVVNARAAGPRLGKNVQLAIKGSKSGDWSVSDTGVVTAGGLELEPQEYTLETVVAESDGGSASVAVLPGGGFVVLNTEVTPELEAEGLARDMVRAIQQARKDAGLNVSDRIRTSVTASMDIVEAVKAHEKLVVTETLTVELGLYSSGDDTGLQIIVEKVGA, via the coding sequence ATGACGTATTACCCCAAGGCCTCAGCAGCCCCGTCCGGTCCGGGCTCCTCTACGGGAGTCTCCGCCTCCGTGAAGTTCCCGGAGATCGAAGAGCGGATCCTCAAGTACTGGGACGAGGACGGCACTTTCCAGGCAAGCATCGACCAGCGCAGCGCCGACCTTCCCGGCGGCGCCCCCGGCAGCAACGAATTCGTCTTCTACGACGGCCCGCCCTTCGCCAACGGCCTGCCGCACTACGGCCACCTGCTGACCGGTTACGCCAAGGACCTGGTGGGCCGCTACCAGACCCAGCGCGGCAAGCGCGTGGAGCGCCGCTTCGGCTGGGACACCCACGGCCTTCCCGCCGAGCTGGAAGCCATGAAGCAGCTGGGCATGACGGACAAGACCCAGATCGAGGCAATGGGCATCGACAAGTTCAACGACGCCTGCCGCGCCTCCGTGATGAAGTACGCCAACGAATGGCAGGCCTACGTCACCCGGCAGGCCCGCTGGGTGGACTTCGACAACGACTACAAGACGCTCAACGTCGAGTACATGGAATCCGTGCTCTGGGCTTTCAAGCAGCTGCACGAGAAGGGCCTGACTTACAACGGCTACCGCGTGCTGCCGTACTGCTGGAAGGACGAGACGCCGCTGTCCAACCATGAGCTGCGCATGGATGACGACGTCTACAAGAACCGCCAGGACCAGACCGTCACGGTGACCTTCCCCGTCAAGGCGGGGGAGTCGGAACTGTCCAAGCAGTTGGCCGGAGTCCAGGCGCTCGCCTGGACCACCACCCCCTGGACGCTGCCCACCAACCTGGCGCTCGCCGTCGGGCCTTCCATCAGCTACGCGGTGCTGCCCGCCGGCCCGAACGGCGTCAAGGCCGCCTCAGCCGAGGCACCCGTCACCGGCAGCTTCCTGCTGGCGGAGGACCTGCTGGGCAGCTACGCCAAGGACCTGGGGTACGACGACGCCGCTGCCGCGGCAGCCGCCGTCGTTTCAACCCACACCGGTGCCGAGCTCGAGGGGCTCAGCTACGAACCGCTCTGGCACGACTTCGCTGACACGGAAAAGTACGGCACCGAGAACGCCTGGCGCTTCCTCGTGGCGGACTACGTCACCACCACCGACGGCACCGGCATCGTCCACCAGGCTCCGGCCTACGGTGAGGATGACCAGAAGGTCTGTGAGGAAGCCGGCATCCCCGTGGTCCTCTCCGTGGACGAGGGCGCCAAGTTCCTGCGCCTGTTCGCCCACGGCGACCTGCACGACATCGTCGGGCTGCAGGTCTTCGAAGCCAACAAGCCCATCACCCAGGTGCTCCGTGCCCAGGGCCGCCTGGTCCGCCAGGCCAGCTACGAGCACAGTTACCCGCACTGCTGGCGCTGCCGCAACCCCCTGATCTACCGAGCCGTCTCCTCCTGGTACGTGGAGGTCACCAAGTTCCGCGACCGGATGTCCGAGCTGAACCAGGAAATCAACTGGATCCCCGGCAACGTCAAGGACGGCCAGTTCGGCAAGTGGCTCGCCAACGCCCGCGACTGGTCCATCAGCCGCAACCGCTACTGGGGCAGCCCCATCCCGGTATGGCAGTCCAGCGACCCCGAGTACCCGCGCACGGACGTGTACGGGTCGCTCGCGGAGATCGAGGCCGACTTCGGCCGGCTGCCGCTGAACAAGGATGGCCAGGTGGACCTGCACCGTCCCTTCATCGACGAACTGACCCGGCCCAACCCGGACGACCCCCGCACGCCCGAAGAGGGACAGTCCGTCATGCGCCGCGTGGAGGACGTGCTGGACGTCTGGTTCGACTCCGGCTCCATGCCCTACGGCCAGGTGCACTACCCGTTCGAGAACGAGGCCTGGTTCGACACCCACAACCCGGCCGATTTCATCGTGGAGTACATCGGACAGACCCGCGGCTGGTTCTACATGCTGCACATCCTGTCCACTGCGCTGTTTGACCGTCCGGCCTTCCGGAACGTCATCAGCCACGGCATCGTGCTGGGCTCCGACGGGCAGAAGATGTCCAAGAGCCTGCGCAACTACCCGGACGTCTCCGAGGTGCTGGACCGCGACGGTTCGGACGCCATGCGCTGGTTCCTCATGTCCAGCCCCATCCTGCGCGGCGGCAACCTCGTGGTCACTGAGCAGGGCATCCGCGACGGCGTGCGCCAGGTCATCCTGCCGCTGTGGAACGTGTACAGCTTCTTCACGCTGTACACGAATGCCGCTGATGGCGGGAACGGGTACGACGCACAGCTGCGGTACGACGGCTACGCGGACACGCTGGACCAGTACCTGCTGGCCAACACCGGCGACCTTGTCCGGAACATGACTGCCCAGCTGGACACCTACGACATCTCCGGCGCTTGCGATGAACTCCGCAGCTACCTGGACATGCTCACCAACTGGTACGTCCGCCGCAGCCGCCAGCGCTTCTTCGACGAGAACGCCGACGCCTTCGACGCCCTGTACACCGCCCTGGAAGCCGTGTGCCGCGTGGCCGCCCCGCTGCTGCCGCTGGTCTCCGAGGAGATCTGGCGCGGCCTCACCGGCGGCCGCTCCGTGCACCTCGCCGACTGGCCGGACCCCGGGCTGTTCCCGTCCAACGCCGCGCTGGTCGAGGCGATGGACCGCGTTCAGCAGATCTGCTCCACCGGTTCCTCGCTGCGGAAGGCCGCCAACCTGCGCGTGCGCCTGCCGCTGCAGGAACTCACTGTCGTGGCACCCGGCCCGGATGCGCTGGGGGGTTTCGCCGCCGTCGTCGCCGACGAACTGAACCTGCGCTCGGTCCGACTGCTGGACGCCGCCACTGCCTCCCCGGAGGAGTTCGGCATCGAACAGAAGCTCGTCGTCAACGCCCGCGCCGCCGGTCCGCGCCTCGGCAAGAACGTACAGTTGGCCATCAAGGGTTCCAAGTCCGGAGACTGGTCCGTCTCCGACACCGGTGTGGTCACCGCGGGCGGCCTTGAGCTGGAGCCCCAGGAATACACGCTGGAGACCGTGGTGGCAGAGTCCGACGGCGGTTCCGCCTCCGTCGCAGTTCTCCCCGGCGGCGGCTTCGTGGTCCTCAACACAGAGGTCACCCCCGAGCTCGAGGCCGAAGGCCTGGCCCGGGACATGGTCCGAGCCATCCAGCAGGCGCGCAAGGACGCCGGGCTGAACGTCAGCGACCGGATCAGGACCAGCGTCACCGCGTCGATGGATATTGTCGAGGCCGTGAAAGCGCACGAAAAACTTGTGGTCACCGAGACACTCACCGTGGAACTTGGCTTGTACTCGAGCGGGGACGACACCGGGCTGCAGATCATTGTCGAAAAAGTGGGGGCCTGA